The bacterium sequence CGTTCTGGGCGGCTTTCCCGAGGTGTCGCTGGTCGTGGCCGAATCCGAGCGGAGGGCCTGGCTGGACGGGTATATCGACGGATTGATGGTCCGGGATGTGTTGGGTGGTCGCAATCCGGCCCTGTTCCGCAACTTCTTCAACGTCTACGCGGCCAACTCCGCCGGAGTGGTCACCGATCAGAAGCTCCGCGATTCGGCCCGGATCAACCACCGGACCGCACAAGCCCACCGGCAGCACCTCCTGAACCTGATGGTGGCCGACGAGCTACCGGCCTGGTCCACGAACCGGCTGAAGCGGTTGGGCCGGTCCCCCAAGCGGTATCTCACCGATTCGGGCCTACTGGCCGCCGCTATGGGCGCCGATTCGGAAGGCGTGCTGCGCCACGGCGACCTGCTCGGTCGGGTCCTCGAGACCTTCGTGGTGGCGCAGATACGGGCCGAGGCGACCGCGGTCGGGCGCAAGCCGGTCCTGCATCATCTACGGTCGGGGGACGGGCGGCACGAGATCGATCTGATCGTAGAGATGGACGCCTGGCGGGTCCTCGGCATCGAGATCAAGGCGACGTCCGCGCCGGACCGCGGCGACGCCCAGCATCTGATCTGGCTGCGCGATCGGCTGGGCGAGGAGTTCGTCGGAGGGGTGGTCCTGCACACCGGGCCCTGGCCTTACTTGATCGGTGACCGGATCGTCG is a genomic window containing:
- a CDS encoding DUF4143 domain-containing protein, whose protein sequence is MVEYRKRLIDGVLAQRMAALPAVMLVGPRATGKTTTAVRHARTVVRMDRPAEAAVFQADPDAALGRDLPEPVLLDEWQMVPEVLGAVKRAVDRDSRPGRFILAGSLHRTLGTPGGWPGVGRVVSLEIWPFTVSEQQATATKPLIERVVDGDDLRPADPGLDIRDYVDLAVLGGFPEVSLVVAESERRAWLDGYIDGLMVRDVLGGRNPALFRNFFNVYAANSAGVVTDQKLRDSARINHRTAQAHRQHLLNLMVADELPAWSTNRLKRLGRSPKRYLTDSGLLAAAMGADSEGVLRHGDLLGRVLETFVVAQIRAEATAVGRKPVLHHLRSGDGRHEIDLIVEMDAWRVLGIEIKATSAPDRGDAQHLIWLRDRLGEEFVGGVVLHTGPWPYLIGDRIVAAPISTLWA